One Pseudorhodoplanes sinuspersici DNA segment encodes these proteins:
- a CDS encoding NAD(P)/FAD-dependent oxidoreductase has product MNTRVDRRQLIKAAAASTAAAAFPMPVLGQATGPSVVVIGGGFGGASCARALRQADPKLKVTLVETNATYTAPPESNSVIAGLVDIKAQQFGYDRIKSEGVDVVISTATAVDPAKKTVTLANGTTLNYERLVISPGITFKADAIEGYDKAAMAAMPPAYNSGNEIITLRQQLEAMEDGGTVVISSPVNPARCPPAPYERASLIAHFLKTKKPRSKVIILDAKDSFTMQKLFEAAWQDLYPGLIEWIGLSQGGALISVDAATRTLSTDFDKYQTAVASIIPPQIAGHVAEFAGVADRTGWCPVDPLTFESRLRPGIHVIGDAAIAGAMPRSASAAHSQAQICAAAIAAQLAGNKPAAPTLTSSCYSLIAPDYAISQKGTYRPVDDQYNEAEGGTVLSPQNASRDMRVAEAQQAGEWYRNITQSVFG; this is encoded by the coding sequence GTGAACACGCGCGTCGATCGCAGGCAATTGATCAAAGCAGCCGCGGCTAGCACCGCGGCTGCTGCATTTCCAATGCCCGTGCTCGGGCAAGCGACAGGCCCGTCTGTCGTTGTCATCGGCGGCGGCTTCGGCGGTGCAAGCTGCGCACGGGCGCTGCGCCAGGCCGATCCGAAATTGAAGGTCACACTGGTCGAGACCAACGCGACCTACACCGCGCCACCGGAAAGCAACTCCGTCATCGCCGGCCTTGTCGACATCAAGGCCCAGCAATTCGGTTACGATCGGATCAAGTCCGAAGGCGTCGATGTCGTCATTTCGACTGCCACCGCCGTCGATCCAGCGAAGAAAACCGTCACTCTCGCAAACGGCACGACACTGAATTACGAACGTTTGGTCATCTCGCCCGGCATCACGTTCAAAGCCGATGCAATCGAGGGATACGACAAGGCAGCCATGGCTGCAATGCCGCCCGCCTACAATAGCGGTAACGAGATCATCACGCTGAGGCAGCAACTGGAAGCGATGGAAGATGGCGGCACGGTCGTCATCTCGTCGCCGGTCAATCCGGCGCGGTGCCCTCCCGCCCCCTATGAACGTGCGAGCCTGATCGCTCATTTCCTGAAGACCAAAAAGCCACGCTCGAAGGTGATCATCCTCGACGCCAAGGACAGCTTCACGATGCAGAAGCTGTTCGAAGCCGCATGGCAGGACCTCTATCCCGGCTTGATCGAATGGATCGGGCTTTCGCAGGGCGGCGCGCTCATCAGCGTCGATGCCGCAACCAGGACACTCTCGACTGACTTCGACAAATATCAGACTGCCGTCGCCAGTATCATCCCGCCGCAAATTGCAGGACATGTTGCGGAATTCGCCGGAGTTGCCGACCGCACCGGCTGGTGTCCGGTCGACCCGCTGACATTTGAATCGAGATTGCGTCCCGGCATTCATGTCATCGGCGATGCGGCGATTGCAGGCGCGATGCCGCGTTCGGCCTCTGCTGCTCATTCGCAAGCGCAGATCTGTGCCGCCGCGATTGCCGCCCAGCTTGCCGGCAACAAGCCCGCAGCACCGACGCTGACCTCGTCATGCTACAGCCTGATCGCGCCCGACTATGCGATCTCGCAGAAAGGCACCTATCGCCCGGTGGATGACCAATATAACGAGGCGGAAGGCGGCACGGTTCTGAGCCCGCAGAATGCATCACGCGATATGCGCGTCGCTGAAGCTCAGCAGGCCGGCGAATGGTACCGCAACATCACGCAATCGGTGTTCGGATGA